Proteins from a single region of Drosophila biarmipes strain raj3 chromosome 3R, RU_DBia_V1.1, whole genome shotgun sequence:
- the LOC108026307 gene encoding acyl-CoA synthetase short-chain family member 3, mitochondrial, translated as MEPGPSAVNYEGCESVCGMPVEAHDPLYLEAYRQSVQDPAAFWEEQAHLLDWDRPWQKVLDNSNPPFTKWYVGGYLNACYNSIDRHILAGRGAKVALIHDSPLTGTVRRVTYQELYDQIILLAGGLAKMGVVKGDRVVIYMPLIPETIIAMLAIVRLGAIHSVVFGGFAARELCSRIEHVEPKLVIASNVGVEPGKVVPYLDILHSAIKMSRWRPPQRNIIFRRDNVTPDTTKLDPLTDVLWSDVLKMSEGEQAIACVPIEANDPLYILYTSGTTDKPKGVLRTIGGHLVALMYTLRTLYGIGPGDTWWAASDMGWVVGHSYICYGPLCLGATSVMYEGKPDRTPDPGQYFRIIDQYQVRSIFSVPTSFRVIRRADPDISYGRQYSMKSLRAIFIAGEHCDYETKAWIEKTFKVPVLNHWWQTETGSAVTATCLGFQQNLSPPTYSTGLPLMGYDVKILKPDGTEARTLELGRIALKLPLPPGNMATLYKNEDLFRKLYFQKFPGYYDTMDAGYKDERGYIFVTARDDDVINVAGHRLSTSSLEDAVLRHPDVVDVAVFGVPEATKGQVPLCLYIPVENCKKTDAKLSTEIIKLIRDVVGPIAAFRLITSVNNLPRTRSGKTMRKAMADFARNERVILPATIDDASVFVEIRRALNQLGYAMSAPEPIVAKLLD; from the exons ATGGAACCCGGTCCTAGTGCAGTGAATTACGAAGGCT GTGAATCCGTCTGCGGCATGCCCGTGGAGGCGCACGATCCCCTGTACTTGGAGGCCTACCGCCAGAGCGTCCAGGATCCGGCGGCCTTTTGGGAGGAGCAGGCCCACCTGCTCGACTGGGATCGACCCTGGCAGAAGGTGCTGGACAACAGCAATCCGCCCTTTACCAAGTGGTATGTGGGTGGCTATCTGAATGCCTGCTACAACTCCATCGATCGGCACATTCTGGCGGGTCGCGGTGCTAAGGTGGCCCTAATCCACGACAGTCCGCTGACGGGCACGGTGCGCCGGGTTACATATCAGGAGCTGTACGATCAGATCATCCTGCTGGCCGGCGGCCTGGCCAAAATGGGCGTGGTTAAGGGCGACCGCGTGGTTATCTACATGCCCCTAATCCCAGAGACCATTATTGCCATGCTGGCGATCGTTCGCCTGGGTGCCATCCACTCGGTGGTCTTTGGTGGCTTCGCCGCTCGGGAACTCTGCTCACGGATCGAGCACGTGGAGCCGAAGTTAGTGATTGCCTCCAATGTGGGCGTTGAGCCGGGCAAGGTTGTGCCCTACCTGGACATTCTGCACTCGGCCATCAAAATGTCGCGCTGGCGGCCACCCCAGAGGAACATCATCTTCAGGCGGGACAATGTCACACCGGACACCACCAAACTGGATCCGTTGACGGATGTGCTCTGGTCGGAtgtgctgaagatgtcggagGGTGAGCAGGCCATTGCCTGCGTTCCCATCGAGGCCAACGATCCGCTGTATATCCTGTATACCTCCGGCACGACGGACAAGCCCAAGGGGGTGCTCCGCACCATCGGAGGCCATCTGGTGGCCTTGATGTACACGCTGCGAACTCTCTACGGGATTGGTCCCGGCGACACCTGGTGGGCGGCCTCGGACATGGGCTGGGTGGTGGGTCACTCCTATATCTGCTACGGTCCCCTCTGTCTGGGAGCCACCAGCGTCATGTACGAGGGTAAACCGGATCGCACCCCGGACCCGGGTCAGTACTTCAG GATAATCGACCAGTATCAGGTTCGCTCGATCTTCTCGGTGCCCACCTCTTTCCGGGTGATCCGTCGTGCGGATCCGGACATCAGCTACGGACGCCAGTACTCCATGAAGTCCCTGCGCGCCATCTTCATTGCCGGCGAGCACTGCGACTACGAGACCAAGGCCTGGATCGAGAAGACCTTCAAGGTGCCGGTGCTCAACCACTGGTGGCAGACGGAGACGGGTTCCGCGGTGACCGCCACCTGCCTGGGCTTCCAGCAGAACCTCAGTCCACCCACCTACTCCACGGGCCTGCCCCTCATGGGCTACGACG TCAAGATCCTGAAGCCTGATGGCACCGAAGCGCGTACTTTGGAGCTGGGCAGGATTGCCCTGAAGCTGCCCCTACCACCCGGCAATATGGCCACCCTTTATAAGAACGAGGACCTCTTCCGCAAGCTGTACTTCCAAAAGTTTCCT GGCTACTACGATACCATGGATGCTGGTTACAAGGACGAGCGTGGCTACATCTTTGTGACGGCCCGCGACGATGATGTGATCAACGTGGCTGGCCATCGGTTGTCCACCTCCAGTCTGGAGGACGCCGTGCTCCGTCATCCGGACGTGGTGGACGTGGCTGTTTTTGGTGTTCCCGAGGCCACCAAAGGCCAGGTGCCGCTGTGCCTGTACATTCCGGTGGAGAACTGCAAGAAGACGGATGCCAAGCTGTCCACGGAGATCATCAAGCTGATCCGGGATGTGGTCGGACCCATCGCCGCCTTCCGCCTGATCACCTCCGTGAACAACCTGCCACGCACTCGGTCCGGAAAGACGATGCGCAAGGCCATGGCGGACTTTGCCCGGAACGAGCGCGTCATCCTCCCGGCGACCATCGACGATGCCAGCGTCTTCGTGGAGATCCGGCGGGCCTTGAACCAACTGGGCTATGCCATGTCCGCTCCGGAACCGATTGTGGCCAAGTTACTCGACTGA
- the LOC108026306 gene encoding exosome complex exonuclease RRP44 produces the protein MQTLREFTRKTKRGNILKIVREHYLRDDIACGSELCRQCFQNEVYQLDSRHETQSSLFKFPHYLVLDTNVVLDQIDVLEEDVLRNVIVLTTVLNEVKHKSSSIYKRFNELVHDRTRNFYVFVNEHHKDTYADREPDETANDRNDRAIRVATKWYDTHLQASQPSKEFERSGKAVTRVVLLTDDAGNRAKAEAEGILVASAAEYVKSLEDFPLLVDKLSHKTFENEKKGLPQYPAHLSMKELLEGLRQKKLLQGAFQASRENYLEGSVNVEQYEKGILIQGRESLNRAVDGDLVAVELLPEEEWSAPSEIVLEEKNVYADEVPSEERAEDEKDMLKQVRAAASSAERTPTGRIVGIVRRKWRQYCGILQPSLIEDTNRHIFVPADRKIPRIRIETRQAAKLQNQRIIVTIDTWPRNSRYPHGHFVRSLGPLGDMATENEVILLEHDVPHCKFSDEVLSFLPKMPWTITEEDYAKRVDLRDLNICSVDPPGCTDIDDALHCRELPNGNLEVGVHIADVSHFIRPGNALDKEAGARGTTVYLVGKRIDMVPELLSSNLCSLVGGVERFAFSCVWEMDKEANVLAKRFHKSVIKSKRAMTYEEAQVIIDDSTQQDELAKSLRNLNKLAKILKKRRMDSGALVLASPEIRFQVDSETHEPLEVEVKQMRETNSMVEEFMLLANITVAEHIANEFSECAVLRRHPRPPPTNFDPLVKAARYQGFQVDTETGLELAHSLDKCVKADNPYFNTMIRILTTRCMMQAVYFISGSLQKEEFFHYGLAAPIYTHFTSPIRRYSDIMVHRLLAASIGADSTYAQLLERKANEEICHNLNYRHKMAQYAGRASVALNTHLFFRGKEEDEEGYVLFVRKNALQVLIPKYGLEGTLYLKSDKDGKDGLERTKSEIVFTFNEEDYTQRCGNVVFHSFDPVTVRLSLDSSNVQHEKLIFRLVKPYIKGFSVETTTDKTDGQPADSAPPSKKTKKDKKKK, from the exons ACATCGCCTGTGGCTCCGAGCTGTGCCGGCAGTGCTTTCAGAACGAGGTCTACCAGCTGGACTCGCGGCACGAGACCCAGAGCAGCCTCTTCAAGTTCCCGCACTACCTTGTGTTGGACACCAATGTGGTTCTGGACCAGATCGACGTGCTGGAGGAGGATGTGCTGCGCAACGTGATCGTCTTGACCACCGTGCTGAACGAGGTCAAGCACAAGAGCTCCTCCATCTACAAGCGGTTCAATGAGCTCGTGCACGATCGCACCAGGAACTTCTATGTGTTCGTCAACGAGCACCACAA GGACACTTATGCAGATCGGGAACCCGATGAGACCGCCAACGATCGCAATGATCGGGCCATCCGAGTGGCCACTAAGTGGTATGATACCCACCTCCAAGCCTCGCAACCCTCCAAAGAGTTCGAGCGCAGTGGTAAAGCTGTTACCCGGGTTGTCCTGCTCACCGATGACGCTGGGAATCGCGCCAAAGCCGAGGCCGAGGGCATTCTAGTAGCCTCTGCCGCGGAGTATGTGAAATCCCTCGAAGATTTCCCTCTTCTGGTGGACAAACTGTCGCACAAAACGTTCGAGAACGAGAAGAAGGGTCTGCCCCAGTATCCGGCGCATCTCAGCATGAAGGAGCTGCTCGAGGGACTGCGCCAGAAGAAGCTGCTGCAGGGCGCCTTCCAGGCCTCCAGGGAGAACTACCTGGAGGGCAGCGTCAATGTGGAGCAGTATGAAAAGGGG ATCCTTATCCAAGGTCGCGAGTCTCTCAACCGAGCTGTGGATGGCGATTTGGTGGCCGTGGAGCTGCTGCCCGAGGAGGAGTGGTCTGCGCCCAGTGAAATCGTGCTGGAGGAGAAGAACGTCTACGCCGACGAAGTGCCCAGCGAGGAAAGGGCCGAGGATGAGAAGGACATGTTGAAGCAGGTTCGGGCCGCTGCCTCATCCGCAGAACGTACCCCCACTGGACGAATTGTTGGCATTGTGCGCCGCAAGTGGCGGCAGTACTGCGGCATCCTGCAGCCCAGTTTGATAGAGGACACCAATAGGCACATATTTGTGCCCGCCGACCGGAAGATCCCTCGCATCCGCATCGAGACAAGGCAGGCGGCCAAGCTGCAGAACCAGCGCATCATTGTGACCATCGACACTTGGCCACGAAATTCCCGCTACCCACACGGACACTTTGTGCGCTCACTGGGACCGCTTGGTGACATGGCCACCGAGAACGAGGTGATTCTGCTGGAGCACGACGTGCCGCACTGCAAATTCTCGGACGAGGTGCTCAGCTTCTTGCCGAAAATGCCCTGGACTATTACCGAGGAGGACTATGCGAAGCGTGTGGATCTGAGGGACCTCAATATCTGCTCAGTGGATCCGCCTGGCTGCACGGATATCGATGATGCCCTGCACTGCAGAGAGTTGCCCAACGGCAATCTGGAAGTGGGCGTCCACATCGCCGATGTAAGTCACTTCATTCGGCCAGGAAACGCTCTGGACAAGGAGGCAGGCGCCAGAGGAACCACTGTCTACCTGGTGGGGAAACGTATCGACATGGTGCCAGAGCTGCTCAGCTCGAACCTTTGTTCGCTGGTTGGCGGCGTCGAGCGTTTCGCTTTCTCATGCGTGTGGGAGATGGACAAGGAGGCGAATGTGCTGGCCAAACGCTTCCACAAGAGCGTCATCAAGTCCAAAAGAGCCATGACTTACGAGGAGGCGCAGGTTATTATCGACGACTCGACGCAGCAGGATGAACTAGCAAAGTCCTTGCGCAATCTTAACAAGCTGGCCAAGATACTGAAAAAACGGAGAATGGACAGTGG TGCCCTGGTCCTCGCCTCGCCGGAGATTCGCTTCCAGGTGGACAGCGAGACACACGAACCGCTTGAGGTGGAGGTCAAGCAGATGCGAGAGACCAACTCCATGGTGGAGGAGTTCATGTTGCTGGCCAACATCACAGTGGCCGAGCACATAGCGAATGAGTTCTCCGAGTGCGCGGTTCTGCGTCGCCATCCCCGGCCACCGCCCACTAACTTTGATCCGCTGGTTAAGGCCGCCCGCTACCAGGGTTTCCAGGTGGACACCGAAACCGGCCTGGAGTTGGCTCACTCGCTGGACAAGTGCGTTAAGGCGGATAATCCCTACTTCAACACCATGATCCGCATCCTCACCACACGCTGCATGATGCAGGCGGTTTACTTTATCAGCGGCAGTCTGCAGAAGGAGGAGTTCTTCCACTACGGCCTGGCTGCTCCCATCTACACGCATTTCACCTCGCCCATCCGTCGTTACTCCGATATCATGGTGCACCGCCTGCTAGCCGCCTCGATTGGCGCGGATAGCACTTATGCCCAGCTGCTGGAGCGGAAGGCAAACGAGGAGATCTGCCACAACCTAAACTACCGCCACAAGATGGCTCAGTACGCGGGTCGCGCATCGGTGGCCCTCAACACGCATCTCTTCTTCCGCGGCAAGGAGGAAGATGAGGAAGG CTATGTGCTATTTGTGCGCAAGAACGCTCTGCAAGTGCTGATCCCCAAGTACGGCCTGGAAGGCACTCTGTATCTGAAGTCCGACAAGGATGGCAAGGACGGTCTGGAGCGCACCAAGAGCGAGATCGTCTTCACCTTCAACGAGGAGGATTATACACAGCGCTGTGGCAATGTAGTGTTCCACTCGTTCGACCCAGTCACCGTTCGCCTCAGCCTGGATTCCAGCAACGTGCAGCACGAGAAGCTAATCTTCCGGCTGGTCAAGCCGTACATCAAGGGCTTCAGTGTGGAAACGACAACTGATAAAACTGATGGCCAGCCGGCAGACTCAGCCCCTCCCTCGAAGAAGACCAAGAAGGATAAGAAAAAGAAGTAA